The proteins below are encoded in one region of Limnohabitans sp. 63ED37-2:
- the lpdA gene encoding dihydrolipoyl dehydrogenase, whose translation MSKQFDVVVIGGGPGGYIAAIRAAQLGFQVACIDEWKNAAGGPAPGGTCTNVGCIPSKALLQSSEHFDHANHHFAEHGISATGVKMDVAQMIARKDTVVKQNNDGILYLLKKNKVTFFHGRGRFASKAEGGYEIKVAGKTEESITGKNIIIATGSNARALPGTPFDEVNVLSNDGALRLAAVPKKLALIGSGVIGLEMGSVWRRLGAEVTILEGLPTFLGAVDEQIAKEAKKAFDKQGLKIELGVKVGEIVNGKKGVTVNYTNAKGEAVKLDADKLIISIGRVPNTIGLNTEAVGLHLDERGAVVVDADCKTNLPGVWAVGDVVRGPMLAHKAEEEGVAVAERIAGQHGHVNFNTIPWVIYTSPEIAWVGRTEQQLKADGVAYKAGSFPFLANGRARALGDTTGMVKMLADATTDEILGVHIVGPQASELIAEAVVAMEFRASAEDIARICHAHPSLSESTKEAALAVDKRSLNF comes from the coding sequence ATGAGCAAACAATTTGACGTCGTTGTCATCGGCGGTGGCCCCGGTGGCTACATTGCAGCCATCCGTGCTGCCCAACTCGGTTTCCAGGTCGCCTGCATCGACGAATGGAAAAACGCAGCTGGTGGCCCAGCCCCTGGCGGCACCTGCACCAACGTGGGCTGCATCCCCTCCAAGGCGCTGCTGCAGTCCAGCGAGCACTTTGACCATGCCAACCACCACTTCGCCGAGCACGGCATCAGCGCCACGGGTGTGAAGATGGATGTGGCCCAGATGATCGCCCGCAAAGACACCGTGGTGAAGCAAAACAACGACGGCATCTTGTACTTGCTGAAAAAGAACAAGGTCACGTTCTTCCACGGCCGTGGCCGCTTTGCGAGCAAGGCTGAAGGCGGCTACGAGATCAAGGTGGCAGGCAAGACCGAAGAGTCGATCACCGGTAAAAACATCATCATCGCCACCGGCTCCAACGCCCGTGCGCTGCCTGGCACCCCGTTTGACGAAGTCAATGTGTTGTCGAACGACGGCGCCTTGCGTTTGGCCGCTGTGCCCAAGAAGTTGGCCCTGATTGGTTCTGGCGTCATTGGTTTGGAGATGGGCTCGGTCTGGCGCCGTCTGGGCGCAGAGGTCACCATCCTCGAAGGTCTGCCCACATTCTTGGGCGCCGTGGACGAGCAAATCGCCAAAGAAGCCAAGAAGGCATTTGACAAGCAGGGCTTGAAGATCGAGCTGGGCGTGAAAGTCGGCGAGATCGTGAACGGCAAGAAAGGTGTCACGGTCAACTACACCAATGCCAAGGGCGAAGCCGTGAAGCTGGACGCCGACAAGCTGATCATCTCGATCGGCCGTGTGCCCAACACCATCGGTCTGAACACCGAGGCTGTGGGCCTGCATCTCGACGAGCGCGGCGCCGTGGTGGTTGACGCCGACTGTAAAACCAACCTGCCAGGCGTGTGGGCGGTGGGTGACGTGGTGCGCGGCCCGATGCTGGCGCACAAAGCGGAAGAAGAGGGCGTGGCGGTGGCCGAGCGCATCGCGGGCCAACACGGTCACGTCAACTTCAACACCATCCCTTGGGTCATCTACACCAGCCCCGAGATCGCTTGGGTGGGCCGCACCGAGCAGCAGCTCAAGGCCGACGGCGTGGCGTACAAAGCCGGCTCGTTCCCGTTCCTCGCGAACGGCCGTGCCCGCGCCTTGGGCGACACCACCGGCATGGTCAAGATGCTGGCAGATGCGACCACCGACGAAATCTTGGGTGTGCACATCGTGGGCCCACAAGCTTCCGAGCTGATCGCCGAGGCCGTGGTGGCCATGGAATTCCGCGCCAGCGCCGAAGACATTGCCCGCATCTGCCATGCACACCCCAGCTTGAGCGAGTCCACCAAAGAGGCCGCTTTGGCCGTGGACAAGCGCAGCTTGAACTTCTAA